The DNA sequence AGGCAAATAAGCAAATTATCACACCTGAAAATATTAACGACGTGAGAGAATTTTTCGCTAAATTACGCTCATTCCCGCCAAAAGATCCCGCCGTTGATATTGATGACGAAGTACTTAATAAAGGATTTTGCCCTCAGAGTCTACACGCCTAAGGGTAAGCATAATAAAAAATTGCCGGCTCTATTATGGATTCACGGAGGCGGTCATGTTCTCGGCTCACCTGAAGAGAATGACGAATTAATGATCGAAATCGTAAAACGCGCAAAATGTATTGTCGTTCAGCCTGATTATGATCTCGCACCTGAATATCCATATCCGACTGATTTAAATCAATGCATGGAAGCTCTGAAGTGGCTCGCAAATAATTCACAAGTTGACGCAAATAAAATCGCAGTTGCAGGCATAAGCGCAGGAGGAGGACTCACAGCTGCACTGACTCTTAAAGCACGCGACGAGGGAGGCCCTAAAATTTGTTTTCAAATGCCGCTATATCCCATGTTAGATTGCAGAAATATAACGCCGTCAAGTTATCAAATGCAAGACAGCCGCGCATGGTGCAGAGAATTAAATATTACAGCTTGGAAAATGTATTTAGGCGACAAGAAACCGGATATTTACGCTTCCCCGGCACTCGCTGAAGATTTATCGAATTTGCCGCCAGCTTATATAATGGTCGGAACTCTTGACCCCTTCAGAGATGAGACAATAATTTACGCTCAAAAATTAATGCAGGCCGGAGTCCCCGTTGAACTTCACGTTATA is a window from the Synergistaceae bacterium genome containing:
- a CDS encoding alpha/beta hydrolase, which codes for MTKYLIKDFALRVYTPKGKHNKKLPALLWIHGGGHVLGSPEENDELMIEIVKRAKCIVVQPDYDLAPEYPYPTDLNQCMEALKWLANNSQVDANKIAVAGISAGGGLTAALTLKARDEGGPKICFQMPLYPMLDCRNITPSSYQMQDSRAWCRELNITAWKMYLGDKKPDIYASPALAEDLSNLPPAYIMVGTLDPFRDETIIYAQKLMQAGVPVELHVIPRVTHGFEVIYPDANISKKVRDEYINALANALK